From Sinobacterium caligoides, the proteins below share one genomic window:
- a CDS encoding mannose-1-phosphate guanylyltransferase/mannose-6-phosphate isomerase — protein sequence MIHPVLLCGGVGSRLWPVSRGLFPKQFIRLMSDQWSMLQQTLGRLEGLELAPPIVVCNEEHRFLVAEQLRQMGVENAAIILEPVGRNTAPAVALAAMAAQKNDAEAVLLVLPADHVIKQPTIFHQAVMQAVVAAEQGHLATFGVVPEGPETGYGYIERGVEVLPNCYKVTRFVEKPDLPTAKSYVRSGKYAWNSGMFVFRAEQFCTELGQFSPEIFHACRKAYDDREHDLSFIRIDRLAFEQCPSDSIDYALMEKTNNAVVIALAAGWSDVGSWSSLWQVSEHDDDNNVCRGDVITHNVSNSYLRSGKRLVAAVGVDNLVVVETEDAILVASKDHVQDVKHIVSRLKSEVRPETDRHTQVFRPWGSYQALVADRRFQVKRIIVSPGQTLSLQMHHHRAEHWVVVSGTAHVTCGEKEFILTEDQSTYIPLGHQHRLSNPGVIPLELIEVQSGSYLGEDDIVRFEDIYGRSK from the coding sequence ATGATTCATCCTGTATTACTTTGTGGAGGCGTTGGCAGTAGACTCTGGCCTGTTTCTAGGGGGTTGTTTCCGAAGCAATTTATTCGCCTGATGAGTGATCAATGGTCGATGTTGCAACAGACCCTAGGGCGTCTCGAAGGGTTAGAGCTTGCCCCGCCCATTGTCGTTTGTAACGAGGAGCATCGCTTTCTGGTGGCTGAACAGCTTCGTCAAATGGGTGTTGAAAATGCAGCGATCATTCTAGAGCCTGTAGGGCGAAATACCGCTCCAGCAGTGGCTTTGGCAGCGATGGCTGCACAGAAAAACGATGCAGAGGCGGTATTATTAGTGCTGCCAGCAGATCATGTAATAAAGCAGCCGACAATATTTCATCAGGCGGTGATGCAGGCTGTGGTGGCTGCGGAGCAAGGGCACTTAGCGACTTTTGGGGTTGTGCCGGAAGGGCCAGAGACGGGCTACGGTTATATTGAGCGGGGAGTCGAAGTGCTCCCAAATTGCTATAAAGTGACTCGGTTTGTTGAGAAGCCCGACCTGCCAACGGCGAAGTCCTATGTCCGCTCGGGGAAGTACGCGTGGAACAGCGGTATGTTTGTCTTTCGGGCCGAACAGTTTTGCACTGAACTTGGGCAATTCTCACCCGAAATATTTCACGCCTGTCGTAAGGCTTATGATGACCGTGAGCATGACTTGAGTTTTATCCGTATTGACCGGTTGGCGTTCGAGCAGTGTCCCAGTGATTCGATCGATTATGCGTTGATGGAGAAGACAAACAATGCCGTAGTTATAGCGCTTGCGGCAGGCTGGAGTGACGTTGGCTCTTGGAGTTCATTGTGGCAGGTCAGTGAGCACGATGATGATAATAATGTTTGCAGGGGGGATGTTATCACCCACAATGTTAGCAACAGCTATTTGCGTAGTGGCAAGCGGCTGGTGGCTGCGGTGGGCGTTGATAATCTAGTGGTGGTTGAAACAGAGGACGCGATACTCGTCGCTAGTAAAGATCATGTGCAAGATGTTAAGCATATTGTCAGTCGGTTGAAGTCGGAGGTACGGCCTGAAACAGATCGCCATACACAGGTATTTCGTCCGTGGGGGAGCTATCAAGCTTTAGTGGCTGATCGGCGTTTTCAGGTGAAGCGGATTATTGTCAGCCCTGGTCAGACACTCTCCCTGCAGATGCATCATCACCGTGCCGAACACTGGGTCGTGGTTAGTGGCACAGCCCACGTCACCTGTGGAGAGAAAGAGTTTATATTGACCGAGGATCAGTCCACCTATATCCCCTTGGGGCATCAGCATCGACTGTCAAATCCAGGCGTTATTCCTCTTGAGTTGATTGAGGTGCAGAGTGGTAGCTACTTAGGTGAAGATGATATTGTTCGCTTTGAAGATATATATGGACGCTCTAAGTGA
- a CDS encoding phosphomannomutase — protein MSEKLLCFKAYDVRGRIPDELNEDIAYRIGRAYAEVVRPKKVIIGYDIRLSSEAICEALTNGLLDAGVDVFSIGCCGTEEVYFATFHREMDGGIAVTASHNPKDYNGMKFVREGAKPISGDTGLFDIQALAEANAFAAVAERGALYHIDTRPAYVQHLLGYVDASKLKSLKIVATAGNGGAGMALDAIEPELPLTFIKRHHEADGNFPNGVPNPLLEENRGVTREAVIREGADFGIAWDGDFDRCFFFDEHGAFIEGYYVVGLLADAYLAKHPGERVVHDPRLTWNTVDIVEAAGGVAIECKTGHAFIKERMRLENAIYGGEMSAHHYFREFAYCDSGMIPWLLVAQLLSESGKTLSQLVSERVAAYPCSGEINRTVTDAKVLIEAIETVYAPAAVSVQHTDGLSVAYQDWRFNVRMSNTEPVLRLNVEARGDSALMKQKTAELLAIIEA, from the coding sequence ATGAGTGAAAAACTGCTTTGCTTTAAGGCCTACGATGTGCGTGGGCGTATTCCTGATGAGCTTAACGAGGATATTGCCTACAGAATAGGTCGAGCCTACGCCGAGGTCGTACGTCCGAAGAAAGTTATTATTGGTTACGATATTCGCCTTAGTAGTGAGGCAATCTGTGAGGCGCTAACTAACGGCCTGCTCGATGCTGGGGTTGATGTGTTTTCTATTGGCTGCTGTGGCACGGAGGAGGTCTACTTCGCTACCTTCCATCGCGAGATGGATGGTGGCATTGCGGTGACGGCGAGTCACAACCCAAAAGATTACAATGGCATGAAGTTCGTGCGTGAAGGTGCCAAGCCAATTAGCGGCGATACAGGCTTGTTTGATATTCAAGCCTTGGCGGAAGCCAACGCATTCGCGGCAGTGGCGGAGCGGGGGGCGTTGTACCATATTGACACCCGCCCTGCGTATGTGCAGCATCTGCTGGGTTATGTTGACGCGAGCAAGCTGAAATCGTTGAAAATTGTTGCGACGGCGGGTAACGGTGGTGCGGGCATGGCTCTCGATGCGATAGAGCCAGAGTTACCGCTCACATTTATTAAGCGGCATCATGAGGCCGATGGTAACTTCCCCAATGGTGTGCCTAACCCATTGCTCGAGGAAAACCGAGGTGTGACGAGAGAGGCGGTGATACGTGAGGGGGCTGATTTTGGTATAGCCTGGGATGGAGACTTCGATCGCTGTTTTTTCTTTGATGAGCATGGCGCCTTTATTGAGGGTTACTATGTCGTAGGCTTGCTCGCAGACGCTTATCTCGCTAAGCACCCCGGCGAGCGTGTCGTACATGATCCGCGGCTTACCTGGAATACTGTCGATATCGTTGAGGCAGCAGGAGGCGTCGCCATTGAATGTAAGACGGGCCATGCTTTTATTAAAGAGCGTATGCGTCTAGAAAATGCTATTTATGGCGGAGAGATGAGTGCGCACCATTATTTTAGGGAGTTTGCTTACTGCGATAGCGGCATGATTCCCTGGTTGTTGGTGGCGCAGTTGCTTTCAGAGAGTGGTAAGACTTTATCTCAATTGGTATCTGAGCGAGTGGCAGCATACCCCTGTAGCGGCGAGATAAACCGTACCGTGACGGATGCGAAGGTGTTAATAGAGGCTATTGAGACGGTTTATGCGCCTGCTGCGGTATCGGTGCAGCACACCGATGGACTGAGCGTTGCTTATCAGGATTGGCGTTTTAATGTGCGCATGTCGAATACCGAGCCGGTATTGCGTTTAAATGTAGAGGCGCGTGGTGACTCAGCCTTGATGAAGCAGAAAACGGCTGAATTGCTTGCCATTATAGAGGCTTAG
- the prsR gene encoding PEP-CTERM-box response regulator transcription factor, with protein sequence MNKNNSKPTLLIVEDDIGLQSQLRWHFDSYNVVLASDRPSAIAAIRKEEPAVVVQDLGLPPDEEGVEEGFATVRETLALAPNTKIIVVTGHHERENALRAVDLGAYDFYEKPVNTEALDLIVNRAFHIYNLEEQNRKLHSQSTSTLNGLIASDPAMLRICQTIEKIAPTNITSLLLGESGTGKEVLAKAIHESSPRREERFIAINCAAVPEALMESELFGHERGAFTGANKTTPGKVETAHHGTLFLDEIGDMPLPLQAKLLRFLQEREIERVGGRETIAVDVRVVCATNKDLESMVSSGDFREDLYYRISEMVINIPPLRERSGDKILLARFLLQRFSEEQSRNITSYSNEATAAIESYNWPGNIRELENKIRRAVIMCEGKKISAADLCLETTKDLSINLRKVRYEAEKQAINKALYITAGNISAAAKLLGITRPTLYDLVKKYEIQIPNSPMRTLASADL encoded by the coding sequence ATGAATAAAAATAATAGTAAGCCTACCTTGCTGATAGTAGAGGACGACATCGGACTACAGAGCCAATTACGCTGGCATTTCGATTCCTATAATGTCGTCCTCGCCAGCGACCGGCCCTCGGCAATCGCCGCCATCCGCAAAGAGGAACCCGCCGTCGTCGTACAAGACCTGGGGCTACCGCCCGACGAAGAAGGTGTCGAAGAGGGCTTCGCCACCGTCCGCGAGACGCTGGCGCTGGCTCCCAACACCAAAATCATCGTTGTTACCGGTCATCACGAGCGAGAGAACGCCCTTCGCGCCGTTGACCTCGGCGCCTACGACTTCTATGAAAAGCCCGTTAACACCGAAGCACTTGATCTCATCGTCAACCGCGCCTTCCATATTTACAATTTGGAAGAGCAGAATCGCAAACTACACAGCCAGTCCACCAGCACCCTCAACGGACTGATTGCCTCCGACCCGGCGATGCTACGCATCTGTCAGACCATCGAAAAGATAGCTCCTACCAATATCACCAGTCTTTTGCTCGGAGAAAGCGGCACCGGCAAGGAAGTACTGGCGAAAGCCATCCACGAGTCAAGTCCGCGCCGCGAAGAGCGCTTCATCGCCATCAACTGCGCCGCCGTACCGGAAGCACTGATGGAGAGTGAGCTATTTGGCCACGAGCGCGGCGCCTTTACGGGCGCTAATAAGACCACCCCCGGTAAGGTTGAGACCGCACATCACGGCACTTTATTTCTCGACGAAATAGGCGACATGCCGCTGCCGCTGCAGGCAAAACTGCTGCGCTTCCTACAGGAGCGTGAAATTGAGCGCGTCGGTGGGCGTGAGACTATCGCCGTCGATGTCAGGGTCGTCTGCGCCACCAACAAAGATCTTGAGAGCATGGTTAGCAGCGGCGATTTCCGTGAAGACTTGTACTATCGTATCAGTGAAATGGTGATCAATATTCCGCCTCTACGTGAACGCAGTGGCGATAAGATTCTCCTCGCCAGATTCCTGTTGCAGCGCTTCAGCGAGGAACAGAGCCGCAACATCACCAGCTACAGCAACGAAGCCACCGCCGCCATTGAGAGTTACAACTGGCCCGGCAACATCCGCGAGCTGGAGAATAAGATACGACGCGCCGTCATCATGTGCGAAGGCAAAAAAATATCGGCAGCTGATCTCTGCCTCGAGACCACCAAAGACCTCAGCATCAATTTGAGGAAGGTTCGCTATGAGGCGGAAAAACAGGCAATCAATAAAGCGCTGTATATCACCGCGGGCAACATCTCTGCAGCGGCTAAACTGCTGGGTATCACCCGCCCTACGCTCTATGACCTAGTAAAAAAGTACGAGATCCAAATACCCAACTCACCGATGCGAACACTCGCCTCTGCCGACCTGTAA